The DNA segment cgtgcgcgcggtgcgcgcagcacttccgcgtccagtgcgttcctggcgtaacctgtcctcagcgcttcgtttcttcatttttctttatttgcactatgccaagtttggcgcactcaccggtaagtaaagccccaaacattcttctccgccattctgcaacgactcTCCGttcttctacgcgcgcactgaatcagggtcagtgcacgccattgacatgtacgcgcagggggcaggtcgaacggcgaagggatttgattggtttaaaaaaaggtgtcccgtcaagacgattggttgctgtttttcccgttttactcctgctgtagaaaGCGGATATTTTCCACACTACTTTaggaacacgctatgaattgtttcccatcgggtcataaagatcattttaaccagtatttaaaaaaatgtatctcattcaaatcgccaaccctagctttaaggagttttacaaccttaaaaatacttattttctaccataaatatgttacacatttttaatgatgtgtacaatgtgccctgacatattcattacaagtacctctaacagcgctaaattgtcacttgaaagttgcagtgtcggtctggcaccagaatttttttggggagaatttgaatggaatgacgtaatgctcgctccggctggttaggtttcattttgtccgccattactcctccagatgcttagtgagcaacaactgagcaggatcttccagaaagtaagaaaagactgccttctagcactgccacagctccagcacagactccaccaggtaaaagaaacttaaatcttacttgagcgctactaaacgagcaaagaaggagctcccctcttccgtgcacgtgagccacagggacgagtttttcagtAAGCttcattacgcccaaggcctgcagggggcactgtttgcataaaacgtgcaaaatCCTTAATGCACAAAGTGAACATGTGATAATAAGGATTACATTGCTTATGATAATGAATGACAAATGTTCAGGCTGACGAGAGGAAACAATTTAACAAGGAAACTGGCAACTGAATTGAAAAGCAAAGCCCCTCCATCAGATTTTTGTGCACTCTGAAAGCGTCATTGTCCAGCCTGCTGTGAACTTTACCATACTGCTCAAACCTCGAGTATCGTTTCAAAggtcaacaaaaactgaagtttaAAGGATGTATCAATTTtattgtctgtgtttttataGCATCCTTGAGCTCTGGGCGCATGCACCGGTGTCCAGGTGAAAGCTCAAGTTGAAGTTAAGAGGCCAAAAATCCCCATtgagaaacacactcacattctgacTTTGTGTGTGATTCTGATCATTCTGTAGCTTTTAGCTGATCCAGTTCATAACCAGCAAGGAGCAACTTTCCTGAGTTCAGATTTCCACCTTGTTTACCAgactgttttcttgtcttttttttttttttttttttttgtcttgtttcaggATCAAGCCTGTTCGCAGACTTCATGACCTAATGTGACTACAGCTTGCTTCTTGATTTCTTATCTTACCTCCTGTTATGTTTATCCAGTTTGTAGTTTTTCTGCAATGACAAAACTCAAACAGTGTTGTATCTGAATAGATGTTTGCAATCCTCATATAGACAACAACAGACATGAGTCAGTCATCAACAACCGAGGTGTGTTTGAAGCAGGCCATTCAAAATGATCCTGAGGAACTCTTTGCTTCCAGACACAACATTATTATGTCGTTTTAAGCAAGAATtgatgctgttttattttgaaaaggcgATGAATCTTTGTCTAATTGcgttttgttttaaaaagtgaagACAGAAGTGTACATTGGGCTAATCCTTTGGCTAAATTTACTACCAACCTAATATGCAGCTTGGGGGACAATTCTCATATAAGATCTGAAAAATGTGCACAGGCAAAAATGTATTGAGTCAGCCACTGATTGTTGAAGTTCTCCCCACTTAAAATGATGACAGAGGTCTGTACATTTCGTCATAGGTACACTTAGGctgtgagagacagaatgtGAAAGAAGAATCCAGGACATTTCATTGTAGGAGTTTGTAGGAAAAACTgctggagaagaaaatctgatgAGAGCTGTACTGTAACAGCAACTGGAGCAGCAGACGACTGGATCATATAATGAGCTCAGGGAATTATTTTAGTGGTGACATGTggtgaggagaaaacaaaaaaaacagcaggaaattcTTAAGTGTGTTTATTCATATAAACCAGCAGCATGGCACCTGATACCGTGTTCACGTGTGTACTATGTTTTACCACTTTTGCTGTCTCAGTTTTGTGTTACTGATGTTTTGTACATACATAATTGTCATGATGCGTGGGACATCATTAAACCTCAACATCTGTGTAGTATTCATGGTATATTTCCCATGGTGCGTTGatgtcatttgtttcatttgtgcaAGCTTCGTCAACACATTAACATCTGACTGCAGATGAGTCCAATTATGGCAACATGTACTTACTTTGACATATGTAAAATCTTATGCTCCAGTTTAAAGATGTAACATGACCTAaagtctgtctgtttctgttacCTGTCATGATAGGAACAGATACACACTGCAAATCCACCAGACTTTTGTGTATCTGGATACACACTTTACTCCAGTAAAAGGCAATAAAGGCAATAAGTAGATCAATATTGGTCAATACAGCACACTAAATTAAGCTCACGAAAACTGACTGTCATTTATAGTGTGTGCATTTCAGGATCAGAACATTAACATTTACAAGTCATGGCCTAAAAATTTTCTCTGTCATAATTCTTAACTTGCTCAGACTTTAAAGTGAAAGGTCAACAGCATAAGTGAACATGAGGCTacttcagctgctctgtttcactcATGATTAACACCATGATCTGTGTCTTGGTAAACAGACgaaagaaaacatgacaaacaaaCTGACTTTAATTTCTTTGGTGTTGGGAATCAGAGTTAGCATCATTATAACACACATGTACAGTATAAATCTGTAAAATATGGCAAGAAAACGATGAACATTTTCCCTGGAAAACATTGTAAATGCTTGGAAACTGCAGTCATACTACATTACATGGAAATCTTTATcattgtatgaaaaaaaaaaaaacttgaaataattTTAATTCATATCGTTGATTTTCTTGCAAAATTTTAACACTAATTTGAATCAGCGTTCAATTGAAAATCGTCAAATATATCATCTCAAGATGAACTGAAGTGATTTAAGTGACCCGACATGATGTATATTCATGATTCTCAATCACGTTTTGCTTTACGcttacacacagcagcacataaACACctcaacaagaagaaaacagtgaacagcaggaggatgagAGCTCCAACCAGGAACAGAGCGACATCTACAGAGTGGTAGGAGTACCAGGGCATCCTGTTGCCCTGAGCTTTCAGGTGAGCTGCACCTTTGTGTCTCATGACAAACTCCATCCAGAAGAGGGCGTTATCCATCGGTGTCACTGGCTTATCCCTGTGCAGCCTGGAGAGTCTTTGCATGTGGTTCCTGTAGGAGGGCTCAGTCAGGACCTCCTGAATGGCCTTCAGGAAGTTGTCGTCTTTGTCCATTGTAGCTACTGAAAGAATCttagctcctcctctgtctgccagACGGAGAATGTTGTCATATTGGTCAAAAAACAGAGGAATGCCCACAACCGGCACTCCGTGATACAATGCTTCTTGGATTCCATTTGTTCCTCCATGAGCAACAAACAGTTTGATCTTCGGGTGTCCCAAAAGGTCATTCTGTGGCATCCAGTCCACCAGTAAAGTGTTGTTACCCAGAGTGTCTGGTTTCTCTCCTTTATACCTCCAGATGACTTTCTGTGGCAGTTTGGCAAAAGTTGCAGCAATCTCATTTGCTAAATCAGCAGGAAGTTCACTCACAAAAGTTCCCAGAGACATGATGATGAATCCATGATCTCCAGAACTCTGCACAAAGTCCTCCAAATGTTGAGGCAGAGGTTTGGCAGGTTTACACTGAAACCCCCCCATGTAGATGACGTTAGGCATGGTGGGGCGGGGATATTCAAACACAAAGTCCGTTCTCATCAGCCAAATGTCCGCATCAATCATTAACTGATGGTAGTCACAGTCAGGCCCAAGATATTTCTCACACACCTTCTGATATATGTCTCTGCTCGCTATGTTATTTTGTATCTGACTGAATATGTGCAGCATCATGTTTTTAACTCTCTGCCGAAAGCTCATCTTGTCAGTGTTACCAGATCCTGTTATAGGGATATAGGATATAGGTGAAGGGGCAATACCAAAATGAGCCTCTCCAGCTATTAACCAGCGGACATTATAAACTAATGGAAGGTTGAAATATTTGGCCACAATGGCTCCACCACCCCAGCAGGGATCAGTGAGAAGAAGATCAAATTTGCTGTCTTTGATTCGTGTTACTAACTCTGTGTTGTCCAGCAATGCTGATGCAAACTCACCCACAATTTCATGAGCTTCACGAAATACACCAAGCATGCCAAAAGTCGTGTAGAGGAAATGAGTCAAAGGAATAGCTCCGCGTTCAAATGCAAGTGTCTCTGACACAACTGGTGCAACGAACGACTCATCTATACTTCTCTCCACTTGAACAGTAATAGTATTGTAGTGGGGGGCCTTTTCCTTGATGTACCAGCTTTTGTTGGAGCGCATAACGGTC comes from the Salarias fasciatus chromosome 1, fSalaFa1.1, whole genome shotgun sequence genome and includes:
- the LOC115393598 gene encoding UDP-glucuronosyltransferase 2C1-like isoform X1 codes for the protein MVWITDGMHVAETVQQTSQSQHKTTITTSVSIFFPQTNRMRLVCCCSALLLLILTPRVCQGGNILVLPAEGSHWVNMDIVLQALHSRGHSVTVMRSNKSWYIKEKAPHYNTITVQVERSIDESFVAPVVSETLAFERGAIPLTHFLYTTFGMLGVFREAHEIVGEFASALLDNTELVTRIKDSKFDLLLTDPCWGGGAIVAKYFNLPLVYNVRWLIAGEAHFGIAPSPISYIPITGSGNTDKMSFRQRVKNMMLHIFSQIQNNIASRDIYQKVCEKYLGPDCDYHQLMIDADIWLMRTDFVFEYPRPTMPNVIYMGGFQCKPAKPLPQHLEDFVQSSGDHGFIIMSLGTFVSELPADLANEIAATFAKLPQKVIWRYKGEKPDTLGNNTLLVDWMPQNDLLGHPKIKLFVAHGGTNGIQEALYHGVPVVGIPLFFDQYDNILRLADRGGAKILSVATMDKDDNFLKAIQEVLTEPSYRNHMQRLSRLHRDKPVTPMDNALFWMEFVMRHKGAAHLKAQGNRMPWYSYHSVDVALFLVGALILLLFTVFFLLRCLCAAVCKRKAKRD
- the LOC115393598 gene encoding UDP-glucuronosyltransferase 2C1-like isoform X2 — protein: MMRLVCCCSALLLLILTPRVCQGGNILVLPAEGSHWVNMDIVLQALHSRGHSVTVMRSNKSWYIKEKAPHYNTITVQVERSIDESFVAPVVSETLAFERGAIPLTHFLYTTFGMLGVFREAHEIVGEFASALLDNTELVTRIKDSKFDLLLTDPCWGGGAIVAKYFNLPLVYNVRWLIAGEAHFGIAPSPISYIPITGSGNTDKMSFRQRVKNMMLHIFSQIQNNIASRDIYQKVCEKYLGPDCDYHQLMIDADIWLMRTDFVFEYPRPTMPNVIYMGGFQCKPAKPLPQHLEDFVQSSGDHGFIIMSLGTFVSELPADLANEIAATFAKLPQKVIWRYKGEKPDTLGNNTLLVDWMPQNDLLGHPKIKLFVAHGGTNGIQEALYHGVPVVGIPLFFDQYDNILRLADRGGAKILSVATMDKDDNFLKAIQEVLTEPSYRNHMQRLSRLHRDKPVTPMDNALFWMEFVMRHKGAAHLKAQGNRMPWYSYHSVDVALFLVGALILLLFTVFFLLRCLCAAVCKRKAKRD